The DNA region AAGTGCGCAGCTACTTTCCAAGGTGGCTCTTCAGAAGGCAGCACAAAGCTGAGCTACAGTGACATCCCCTGGCCAGCTCCGCAGGGGACAGTGAAGGAGATGTTGGACGTGATGCTGCACGGCGTGGATCGAAAGGACGTGCCCGTGTATCGTAAGATGCTCCGGAAGCAGCAGACGCTGTGGCATCCTGATAAATTCGCTCAGCGTTGTGAAGCTCGCTTAGAAGAGAAGGACAAGAAGCGGATCCTGGACACAGTCACAGCTCTGTCACAGGAGCTAAACAGCTTGGCTCAAAGTCTTAGGACGTAAAATTCACAACATAGTGGCACATTTTTAATGTGTCTTCTAGAAATGTGTATGTATAAATTCACATGAATTCTGTTTGCATGCATTTCGCACAGCAGCTTGTCTGATGGAGCGGACAGGCCAGTGATCGTAGGATTGATGGTTCAGGTGATGAAGGAAACATTTTAAGGATGGGTTCACAGTTTATCAAGTCTGTACCAAAACAACACgtgcccaaattaacattgaCCTGTTTGTCTTGCCATAATCACTAATCCTGTACATACTGACTAACAACAGGCTATAAACAGGCTATATGCAGGTTCAGTGGCCTTGTTCATtaacatgaagcttcagttgtccAAATGAGTCCAATGGGAGGAAAAAACTGTGtcaagacacaaagagggatttttttttttttttactaaaacctgaaaaaaactggaaaactTTACTTGACCTACTCAGATAGCTGGAGCCTcgtattaaatacatttttgctcaaaattaggactgtggattttttcccccatcaccTACATTGTAGTGCATTgtgggggacggggggacgtcTGTGTTCATTtaggcacctgactgttgtttttaagacagacttgctGCATATGAATTGTGAATTTTTCCTTTAAGACAAAAGCGTCTTCTGTAAGTTAAGCCTGCTGTATTGTGAACCGGCTGTCTGCTGCACTGGACACGAATAAATGTgcttttcaaaaaaataaaaaataaaaataaaacaaacagctttgTCCAGATTTTGCTAACCCTCAGTAACATTTGTTTTGCATGCCATTACAGTTTACAGCTTGTATTGTGTATAGTAGGTGTTTGATTAAAAAGATACCGGCGCACGTGATCTGCGgttaatttaaattaataaatgaatgatttgtCAACGAGGACTATTTGTAATTGTGCCAAATTTAATATATGAAGCCAAAATTAAGTAAAGGatttcacacacaaagaggagCAGATGGTCGGCCCACTTTAAGGGATGGAACCGAATAAGAAGATGCGCTGGTTGCCAGGTTTGTAACCTAAcccccttttttaaaagtgttgcCATTCATAAATTAAAACGAGACAAAGGAATTACAGACTTGTTTTGACCCTAAATATATAGACTTCCATGGgggttttattcttaaaattaaatatgaattcataaataatagaaaatgataaataatggaAAACTTATTTTAAtcgttttttctcttttatttactGTTCTCATTTATTCCACATTTCATCCAGCTTTAGGCTTGAGCTGCACATTATGCTTAATTATGTGAAGCAAATTTAGGTTTGAGAAGCTACAACAAATAACACGATGTTAATATCGCAGCAGGGGTGTGAAATCCTATAGCCTATCCAAGTTAAATGACTGATTAATTTATGGTGAGCAtaacaacagacagacaaacagactgtatttgtgtttgtttctttgtttatctGTCTACCATCAAACCATAGTGGTCCACGTTTAACACCTCCCTTCCTCTAACAGACGATCATTTCAGAGGATGCGACAAACCTGGCAACCCGGAGACGCAATCTGTGTCAATTGCCGGCCGACGTAGTGCGAATAAAGGCCGTAGCCTATTTCTGACCGGAGGGGGTTTTTTATGTCTAAACGTGTGGAGCTGCGTTTAGCCCAATTTGTCTCCATGGCCGGTTGATGATTGATCTTTGAGTTTGCCTGTTGCTGCTTGCTGTCCGGCCTGTGTTGCGTCGTTGCCGTGTTTAATGACAGGTGTCCAAGGTACAGAGCCTACAGGATGACGCCTTTCTCTGTGATCGCTCGGTGTAAAAGGTGCATAAGAGAGccttctgtctttgttttcatattgtttATTCAGTAGACATCGGACAAGCTTTGAAAGGAGACAACACGGCGTTACAACAAGACCCACAATGAGGATAAACCCCTCTCTGAAAATCGTCAATATTAATGGACTATAATTAATCCTCGGATGTTAATTGGTTAAGGGGTTTAAAGCCACGCACGAGCGCGACGCATTTTGTGATGTCCTATATTTTTCGTTTATAGTGAACGGCTCTCGGTTTAGgttgagaggagctgcagagcgATTTTAAGGCAGCGGAGGAGACCTGTCTGTCTGGCAGATAAAGATGGTGTTTCGGAGTGAGGAGATGTGCTTGGCGCAATTGTTCCTGCAGTCCGGCTCTGAATATGACTGCATCAGTGAGCTCGGGGAGCTTGGGCTGGTCGAGTTTCGAGATGTAAGTATGATGCACAAACAGTTTAAAGTATTTGTGTTAAATGATTGGTCTGCTTTTATGAGGAGGACCCAACCTCACCTTTCCTTCCTGAGTTTATGTTTGAGGAAGGGTGGATGGAGGGTGGAGGAACTTACACTCCACAAATAGGCCTAAATGTTCTTGTGTAGTCCAGcttgggaaaaaaacagaacactGAGTGAAATAATCTGTCTGTGTTATGATAGACTTTTCATATTTCTCATGTCAATTTCAACATTACATATAGTTATAATACactgttgcccataaagttggaataatttagtttttcagaCACAATCGTCTGTTTATTcctatttaaattttcattgtgatatgtttggaagagattgattaataaagttttgagaagaatgaatcacattgtcacaatcatttcatggaaagaggtaaaaaaatattttattccaactttatgggcgacagtgTACATGAAGGTTTTAAGTCACTGCACAGGAAGATGAATTAAGTTTATTAACAATACTGAAAATTGTAAACCATATGCATTGTCTGACGCTGTAACTTAAGAGCCACctgacctcctctcctctggttTCAGCTCAACCCAAGTGTCAGCTCATTCCAGCGGCGCTTTGTCAGCGAAATCAAGAGATgtgaggagatggagaggatTCTGGGTAAGAGAGCACCTGGGATGATTCATGTGGGTACAGTAGAGCCCAAACCTGGACAGTATTATCTGCATGGTCGTGTTTAGCAAATCGGTCCCTCTGAGATTTAGATTTAGCTTCATACACAGCCTGctcttgaaaaacaaacaaagagcaTTTTTTTGTGGACAGGTTATCTTCTGAGAGAGATTCAAAAGGCTCATATAGCCGTTCCTGAGGAGGACGAGAGTCCACTTGCACCTCCCCCTCGACAAGTCCTGGAAATCATGGTGAGTTTTCATATGAATCTAATCTTACTACAAAAGGGCCTAGTTTGTACATTTGTCATAGTATATAATGAAGTATATTTAAATGCACACTATAATACTACTTATTGTGGATTTGATCATATATGGGATATAATGTTGTCATGGAACTTATCAAAACCTGGCTGTTCATATCTCTGTATACAGGTTGATAACATTATCCAGGTTTTTGTCATTGtcctgtgtgtctttttatacacattttcccAGAATTGGATATATTTGGTCTGGATCTTTTCAACCTTTGGGATCTCAGTGAGAATTTAATGTTGAGGTCAGGGGGGGTTGAACAAAGTTTGGCTCAACTGCATAAGTTTAAATAACTGTCACACCTCAGCAGCCGAGAATGAACCCAGTTTAGTTCGCGGCTGCCTGAGTTTCTGAGGACAATAACATTTATCCTCTGCATTACTTATGTCagattttcactttcatctcaGAATATAGCCCATCGGTACATCATTTATCAAtcatattgattgttttttggaCTAACTGCTACACACCTGAAGTCAAGGACACACCTGCATGCCTGGCAGAGAATTATTAGAAACCCGAATGAGTTGTTTACAGGCTGGAATATCCTGATTTCAGTATTTCATTATATTCAGGTTTCTGAAAAAGGGGTCATGCAGGTTTCTGAAACTAGATTATGATGTTATATACATGCACAACACATAATCAGTATACTACCGAGTAGGCAAGCACACTGATAGTGCAGCTCCCATAATTACATTGtatgttgctttaaaaatgcatttcaccTTCTGAGGTTCATCTATGTGACTACAGCATGAACAATTATTAAACTAAATAACCAAATACCGCTTCAACAGTGGGTTATATTAGGTTACACAGCATTTACAAGTATGTGTCATCTCTGTATGCATACTTTAAAGGGGGCATATCATTTACTGTACAACTATCTACTGTTATCATGTCAAATGTCTGTGTTAAATATCATCAAAGTTCCAAATCTTCAGgtgaatatatgtaaaaatgctctttTCAGCCTTctctaaccaatcagaacagagtaggCTCATCGTAGAAGAATGtgtaaagagacaggagctaaaatggcctaTTTCAGACAAAGGGtaaactgaggggctgcataaagggccagtataaaataaatatgtttttcagtattataaatcatgcaaaaatatttcagttgagtcccagaatataaatatagacctggaaatgtgcattttatgtcCCCTTTATAACTAATTAATAGCTGACAATATGAGATTTGACCCAATAAAACTGTCCCAAGTTTACTGAACAGGTTATCCAGCTGCTGAATTCAGACTTAAGTTGGTGTTTGGTGTGTGGTGATATTCAGGAGCAGCTTCAGAGGCTGGAGATGGAGCTCAGCGAGGTGGCaagaaacaaagagaagctGCAAAGGAACCTCCTGGAGCTCACcgagtacacacacatgctgaagATTACGCGGACCTTCATACACAGCCGCTCAAGAGTGAGTGTTATTTCTATTCGGCTGCTGAGCATCTCATTTATCACGCAGTCTGTCACATACTGCATTCCCCAGTCCCACTCTGTTTGCATCTCAGGCAGGATGCCTCTCCTCATCTTGCCAGcggcatcttttttttttcatgtcgcTGACGTGTTTTGTTTCCCCGGGTGACAGAGGTGGAACCGGGGCAGACTTTAATTAATGACATGGTCAAAACGCAGCCGTTACAAGCATCACCTGACTCATCCAGGCAGCCGTGTTAAAAAGGGAAGCGGAGGGCATCAATGATGTCTATGCCAGACAGGGATTTGTGAGACTAAACATCACGTGTGAACATCACATCAGCTTTGTGTACGACCATTTTAGGAGGAGTTAATGTAAGCTGtcatgaatgaaatgtgttccTTTTTATAATTAGCATGAGGCTCTTGGTCCCCAGTATGAAGAATTCCCCACCATGGAGACAGACTCTGTGACAGGATGCACCGGTATGCAAAGACTTGGAGCAAAGCTGGGGTGAGCtgcagtataatatatatattatttacagcCATATCACAGTGTGTATGTTGTCACTGTCATTAAGAAATGAGTCCTAAGCCTAATCTGATCTCTTCTGGCTGTAGGTTTGTTTCCGGTCTTATCCAGCGGGTGAAGGTTGAGGCCTTCGAGCGCATGTTATGGCGAGTTTGTAAGGGTTACACCATCCTCAGCTACGCAGAAGTGGATGAGAACCTCACTGATCTCGACACTGTGAGTTGAATGACATACTTCAAGATAGAGATGAGAAATATCACATAACAGGAATTACTAAATCCGCTTCTTAGTATGAGCGAGTTGGTCGTACATGAACATCATTTTTTGGCAAAGTTTTGGTTATTTCGCACATATCTGTATTCGTCCTTGGCTTTTCTCACTGGCATGTACTGGGGCGGGCCTCTGTTGGAAAAAAGTCATGTCACATATTTCTGTTAACCTGTTAAAGTTTCGCAAACTtttgaatgaaaatatatttgctTACATGGCTCATGTAAATCTGATCAGACCACATCCACTCAGTTGTGATGAAGCAGATTTGCTGAGTCACTGAGTGTGAAAACTAAAGAgagtttttttctccaaactttGATAGTTTTAAGGGGCTTTAAAGTAAAACTCCAGGATTCTGATGGCAAGTGAATCAAATTGTATTGTACATCCTACTTATGTATCAgctaaaataagtatttttttgtAGGGCCATAGTAATAATCAGTCTAATCTGTGCCGTTTCAGGGTGAGATAAGCAAAAGCGTTGTGTTCCTCATCTCTTTCTGGGGAGACCAGATTGGTCAGAAAGTTCAGAAAATCTGCGATTGGTAAGAATGCTATCATCACAGACTGATCTCATCTGCCAATACCTAATGTGTTCTCTTTCGTCACCAACATACATCCGACTTTGTTCATTGTCCTCAGTTACCACTGCCATCTTTATCCCCACCCTGAGAATGACGAGGAGAGGGCAGATGTGTTGGACAGCTTAAGGACGCGCATCCAAGATCTTAACAATGTAGGACAGTTACAGCCTCAGAGCTTTTAAATGAGACGGTAACAATATGTAATCCATAGTCTTATTCTTAGTGAGTTTATAATAACTGGAGTTTTCTGCAGGTGCTGCACCGCACCGAGGACTACTTGAGGCAGGTTCTGCAGAAGGCCTCGCAGTCAGCCTTCACCTGGGTTGTGCAGGTGAAAAAGATGAAGGCAATCTATCATATCCTCAACCTCTGCAGCTTCGATGTCACCAACAAGTGTCTGATTGCTGAAGTGTGGTGTCCTGTCAGTGATCTGGCAAACCTGCGGGGGGCCCTAGAAGAAGGCTCAGTGAGTAAAACCTgcattgtgttaaaaaaaaaaaaatgtcatagcTGATAATTTCATGCATATTTGTCACTATTATTCATCTGTTGTTGGGAATAAAATCATTCTAATTCACAAACACTGTGCTTAATAAATAACACTGAAGGCTTGCATCACAGTGGtgttatttacatatttaaatgtgcacTTTGAAAGCCAAAACAAAATTTCCCTTTGACTTTATCTAGAACAAATCCAGCTGCCCTTGGATCTACCATGACCCGGATGACTAAGAATACCTTTTGCACACAGAGTCTTGTATGCATTTCAAATCCACATTTGCTTTCCATCTTTAAATTCTTTCGTCTCTTTTTCTATCAGAGAAAAGGTGATGCCACTGTACCGTCCTTTGTGAATCGCATCCCGAGCAGTGATACTCCACCTACCCTGTTAAGAACGAATAAGTTCACGTCTGGCTTTCAGAGCATTGTGGAGGCTTATGGGGTGGGGGACTATCGCGAGGTAAGCCCAGGTAAGACCTCATACTGTGtcttataaagaaaaaaaacttgaaagtGTCTCTTTTGTTTAGCGCAACTTTTGAGAAGTACATTCATGAAATATGCGTCTGTCTTTGGCAGCTCCCTACACCATCATCACATTCCCCTTTCTGTTTGCTGTGATGTTCGGTGACCTCGGGCACGGGTTGGTAATGAGTCTCTTTGCGCTTTGGATGGTGCTGACTGAAAAATCGCAGAAGAAGAAACGTTCCAATAATGAGGTTTGAATGAGTTGTTCCTCACGTCTATAATGTAGTCTGATTATTGTAAATTAGTTTTAGATAATAGCTGTGTCTCTGTTCCGCTCAGATATGGATGACATTCTTCAACGGACGTTACATCATTCTAATGATGGGGCTTTTCTCCATCTACACTGGACTGATTTACAATGACTGTTTCTCCAAGTCTCTCAATATATTTGGCTCTGGCTGGAGCGTCAAGGCTATGTTCACAAATCAGCAGTGGACGTGAGTTAtcagtacacatacacacactttgaaaCATCATTTGTGTTGCTAtttttatgtgcttttttttttttttgtattgagaCATCTTTTTCCATTGCAGAAACAAAACACTTCAAACAAACACTTTGCTCACATTAGACCCCAATGTCAGTGGTGTTTTCAGTGGGCCGTACCCATTTGGCATTGATCCTGTGAGTAAACGCACTTAAGACAGCCACAGTGACAATGTTATTAAGTCATTATAATTTTATACTGAGATGCTTCTTCATATTGCAGATATGGAACATGGCAGTGAACCGGCTGTCCTTCCTAAACTCCTACAAGATGAAGATGTCAGTCATTATCGGGGTCATCCACATGAGCTTCGGAGTGGTGCTGAGCGTCTTCAATCATTTGTGAGTCACTCGAGCTCAAAGTTGCTGCCAGTAACCTTACATCACTTCTGTTCCTGCACTTACATCATGAACATCCATCAGCGCCAGGCATCGTCATGTCAGAATTTGAGTGTTTGATCGTGTAAATCTGTAAGATGTAATTATCTAGCCTGTGTTATATAACGGTCATTCCCATTGCATTTTGGtttgctgacagctgtttttatttgtgccaGTGTCTCCTGATAAAGCACTACAGCTACTACAATTCTTCTTTTCATATTTGCACTGTAGCAACTGATCTCTTGGCTGAAAACGAACAATAAGGACTTTATCAATGTTATTGGCTTTGAATATTTTCGAATGAGCCTAAAATGAGCAGTAGTTGGTGCCTAATGAAAGAAACAGAGTTTACTATCAAAGAGGCAAGAAAGTCAGCATCCACTCCATgaagtaataatataataatggtATAATTACAATAATGAGCTAATGGTACATGCTATACTGCACAATATAGGCACTGTAGAACCACTCTATGGTGCTCAGCTATGGCCTTgtacgacggagtattagggccagactAAGGGAAAACATTTTGGGGGGGGaaattaagagaataaagtcataatattaggtctacaagaataaagtcgtaacattatgAGAATagagtcgtaatattaggagaatagtcataatattacaagaaaaaagtcgtaatattacaagaaaaaagtcgtaatattacgagaataaagtagTAATTTTATGAGAACTCTTCCCCCTGCGTTAATATGAGGAATGTTGAGCATCTTGTGAAGTTATACTTTGGTATCGGTTTCACAAATAAGGAAATACTTCATCTTTTGGCACATCAGTATCAAATTATTATCAGTATCAGGACTTTGAAATGATTGTGCAAACGACTGTGTCTATTTCGAAGAAAGAACCACACAGACTTGGAAGAAATTGCTTCTTTTGTGGAAGAGGGGCTGTCTGGTAGTATTCTCATAACATTATAACtctttttctcgtaatattacgacttaaTTCTCGTATTATTACTactttattctggtaatataatgactttattcttgtaatattacaactttattctcgtaatttccaaaattgtatttaaaaaaaaaaaaaatgtcccttttAGTATGtccctaatactccgtcgtaaCCTTGTGCCTGCCTGTTGTGGCAAAATCTCAGGTAGCACTCCCATTCGATTTGTCATTACTCCATGCAGGATTGAACAATGAAATTCAGCTGTAGCCCTCTCCACACTACACACAGACaatgtataaatattaaaatattttaaattagaatagaataaaacaaaatatataaaggtAACACCAaagaagaaatttaaaaaaggaaagagtaTTATATTTACAAAGAGTATAGAGTCACAGGCATTATATATTACCACAAGTTATGTTTTATTGCTCAAAAACAATCTCCTCTCATTGACTTTGATAAGCATTGATAGTCATTATAATCTTTGTGTGATTATAATGACTCACTATAATCACTGCCTGACCTCTTTTCTTTATTCCCACactttgttctctctcttcaggCACTTCCGACAGAAATTTAACGTCTATCTGCTGTTTCTTCCTGAGCTGCTCTTTTTGCTCTGTCTCTTTGGTTATCTGGTCTTCATGATTGTCTACAAGTGGTTGGCTTTTGGCGCACGGGACTCCAGCCAGGCTCCCAGCATCCTCATCCACTTCATCAACATGTTCGTCATGCAGGGGAGCAATATCGCTCCTCTGTACCCGGGACAGGTATGTGTTGAGTTCATCATCTGACATACtgtctgttttcagtcttttgggatatttttaaatgcatgtggttatgtgtgttttcttgattCTACAGACTGGGCTGCAAATTTTCCTAATTGTGATAGCTTTGCTGTCAGTTCC from Scomber scombrus chromosome 15, fScoSco1.1, whole genome shotgun sequence includes:
- the atp6v0a2a gene encoding V-type proton ATPase 116 kDa subunit a 2; its protein translation is MVFRSEEMCLAQLFLQSGSEYDCISELGELGLVEFRDLNPSVSSFQRRFVSEIKRCEEMERILGYLLREIQKAHIAVPEEDESPLAPPPRQVLEIMEQLQRLEMELSEVARNKEKLQRNLLELTEYTHMLKITRTFIHSRSRHEALGPQYEEFPTMETDSVTGCTGMQRLGAKLGFVSGLIQRVKVEAFERMLWRVCKGYTILSYAEVDENLTDLDTGEISKSVVFLISFWGDQIGQKVQKICDCYHCHLYPHPENDEERADVLDSLRTRIQDLNNVLHRTEDYLRQVLQKASQSAFTWVVQVKKMKAIYHILNLCSFDVTNKCLIAEVWCPVSDLANLRGALEEGSRKGDATVPSFVNRIPSSDTPPTLLRTNKFTSGFQSIVEAYGVGDYREVSPAPYTIITFPFLFAVMFGDLGHGLVMSLFALWMVLTEKSQKKKRSNNEIWMTFFNGRYIILMMGLFSIYTGLIYNDCFSKSLNIFGSGWSVKAMFTNQQWTNKTLQTNTLLTLDPNVSGVFSGPYPFGIDPIWNMAVNRLSFLNSYKMKMSVIIGVIHMSFGVVLSVFNHLHFRQKFNVYLLFLPELLFLLCLFGYLVFMIVYKWLAFGARDSSQAPSILIHFINMFVMQGSNIAPLYPGQTGLQIFLIVIALLSVPVLLLGKPLFLYWLYRGGKGLGRRRGYERVRRVSEDDNSTAPSYEDDEEEGLNEMTSKEALPKEFDFADVLLHQAIHTIEYCLGCISNTASYLRLWALSLAHAQLSEVLWSMVMRLGLKITTRVGVVFLVPVFGLFATLTVSILLVMEGLSAFLHALRLHWVEFQNKFYHGTGVKFLPFDFSLLPSVFEQDGLL